TAGTTTCAAATCTATAGCAAGGAGCATATTTTATCAACTTTCAACTATTTAGAAAGAGCAACAATTTCTTAGGCTGGTACACATTCACTTTTTAAAATCAAGGTACATTTTTATAGAAAAAACAAACCCCCTGCTATAACAGGGGGTAGCTTCTAAATAAATTTTTTCGTTCAAACTTCTCTTAGTCTTTCACAAAACTCACTTGGCAAGATTCCAATTACCTTTTTAAAAGCTCTTCTAAACGTATGAGCATTTGTGTATCCTACCATTTTAGCAACCTCATCAATGTTGTATTTTTCCTCTCTTAAAAGTTCACATGCCTTTTCAATTCGCAGTTTTTCAATATAATCGCTAAACTTCATACCTGTCTGTTCTTTGAAAAAGAAAGAAAAATAAGAATTTGAAAGGTCAAAATGCGACGCAACAAAAGAAATACTCATTTGAGAGTTATACAAATTAGAATTAATAAAATCCAATATTTTTTCTATTAATTTTTCATTATGACTCTTTTTATTTTTATCCATTATTTTGGAAGTATCAATAAATTTTTGAACAATCTGGTTGAATGCTGCTTCTAAATCCTGTCTTTCTCTAAAAACAAACAATTCTTTCAATTCAACATTAGAGAATACCGTATCATCGCATTTGTTGATTACTTTTATAAATGTTGCTAATAACTCATTTAGGAATATAATTTTTAGATTTTTACTCAGGGTACTTTCTTTAAAATTTTTCTCAAAAAGCATGTCGAATAAAGATCTTAAGTCATTAAATCGTCCTGCTAATGTAAGCGAAATAATCTTCTCTTCTATTTCTAATGGATAATAAATTACATTTGACCTTTGCCATTCATCGGCATTAATTATACTGTTTCCAATATCTTCATATCTCAAAGAGATGTTTTCCAATACTTCTTTAGCATCCAAAAATGCAAACTGAACATCAAATAAATTTTGACATACTCTACCCAAAACTATCAAAGGAGTTATTGAAAATTTTTCATTTATTTCTCTCTGAACTGTCTCAAACAAATATTCTGCACGTTTTTTTACTTCATAAACATCATCTATGTTAAATCCAACTAAAACAGCAATATCATTTTCAGATATTGGATGTAAATAAACTGTCCCCTCATAATTCTTTTTTAATATTTCCTCAACAGAAATTCTATACAAATCCAATTCATTAAGTATCCTCTTAGTAGCTTTTTGATACTCTCTTAATATCCTCATAATTGCAATTACAAAGTTTTTTGAATCTATATTAAAATTCAAATATTTTATAAGTTTTTCAATTTTACTCTTATCATCGTATTGACCATACAAAAGCCTTTCAAAAAAGATTTCACGTAATACAAATTGCTGGTTTTCAAGTCTTCTTGAAAGCTCTATTTCACTCTGTATTAGATTTGAAATTTCCTTTTTAATGATATCAAATTCTTTTTCTTCATTACTTAAAACTGGTCTTGTCAGCTTCAAAATCCCCAAAATTTCAGATATAGGTTTTTCATTTTTATATGCAAAAATAGTAGAAATTAATAATCCTAAAATCAAGGCAGTGAGCAACACAGCAGTTGCAACATTTCTTAAAAAATATACTTCCTTCATAACCACTTCAATAGGAAATTCTACTATGTACATCCAATTATTTATTTGAGATTTTACATATGTTCTTATTATCCTGCCTCTGCTTCCTCTTACAATAATAAATCCTTTAGTTCTATCAAAATCAGATAAATTTATATGTTGCGATAGTTTGGGACTTACTAAATAAGAAGAAATTATAGAACCATTTTCTGAAATAATGTAAGCATTTCCTTTTAAATTTTCTACTATTTTACTAAGTAAACTTCGAATTTTCACCTCATTAATAAAGACTGCAATAACTCCATCAGGATTACGCTTTTTCCAAAATGGAAATGAATAAGTGTATGTTATCACTTCCTTATTCTCTCCATTAATCACAACCTTTTCTTTAGGTAAAAAATCTTTAAAATGAAATGTATTAAACAGATAATCATACCACTGTTTAAATGACATTTTACTATATCTAAAGTTATTTTTGTAGAATTCATCCATTCCAAAATAAAGAACAGAATTATAATAGACAGTATCACTATGTCTCATAGCAACCAAAAGTGATATATCAAGTTCATCCTTTAAATTAGAAACAATTTTACAAAAATTATTATAATACTCCCAAAACCAGTAAACATCTGGTGAACCTTCTTTGGGCGTATC
The DNA window shown above is from Caldicellulosiruptor owensensis OL and carries:
- a CDS encoding helix-turn-helix domain-containing protein codes for the protein MLLEKFKKSFVFKRFLISYISILLIPLLLSLIVFNTSFTVVQKNSVNSTLFLLNQLKNLIDSKMEKIDEIAIKMAYDSKLQWISTLDTPKEGSPDVYWFWEYYNNFCKIVSNLKDELDISLLVAMRHSDTVYYNSVLYFGMDEFYKNNFRYSKMSFKQWYDYLFNTFHFKDFLPKEKVVINGENKEVITYTYSFPFWKKRNPDGVIAVFINEVKIRSLLSKIVENLKGNAYIISENGSIISSYLVSPKLSQHINLSDFDRTKGFIIVRGSRGRIIRTYVKSQINNWMYIVEFPIEVVMKEVYFLRNVATAVLLTALILGLLISTIFAYKNEKPISEILGILKLTRPVLSNEEKEFDIIKKEISNLIQSEIELSRRLENQQFVLREIFFERLLYGQYDDKSKIEKLIKYLNFNIDSKNFVIAIMRILREYQKATKRILNELDLYRISVEEILKKNYEGTVYLHPISENDIAVLVGFNIDDVYEVKKRAEYLFETVQREINEKFSITPLIVLGRVCQNLFDVQFAFLDAKEVLENISLRYEDIGNSIINADEWQRSNVIYYPLEIEEKIISLTLAGRFNDLRSLFDMLFEKNFKESTLSKNLKIIFLNELLATFIKVINKCDDTVFSNVELKELFVFRERQDLEAAFNQIVQKFIDTSKIMDKNKKSHNEKLIEKILDFINSNLYNSQMSISFVASHFDLSNSYFSFFFKEQTGMKFSDYIEKLRIEKACELLREEKYNIDEVAKMVGYTNAHTFRRAFKKVIGILPSEFCERLREV